The Patagioenas fasciata isolate bPatFas1 unplaced genomic scaffold, bPatFas1.hap1 Unplaced_236, whole genome shotgun sequence genome includes a region encoding these proteins:
- the LOC136116419 gene encoding killer cell lectin-like receptor subfamily B member 1C, translated as MEDEDGYMVLDQRRKRGAAGSSGPLQDAGCGLPEPQEGFAPQWAHAPTSATRRPHCLLRALTAALSLSLIGCVSWLVAERGQTEGTMGCVNTSWRHRCADQHGVCLELRKSLCPLQEDEGCKICPSGWTLHGTKCYWAADETSSWSESQEDCVNRGAELLMPEDQDELDFLNKILQNPTRYFWIGLSMPSAGKGWIWLNGSHLDQSRFQLSPWDGGRRCGVLRGDRIISDNCRWACQWVCQKKVTQL; from the exons atggaggatgaggatggttacATGGTCTTAGATCAAAGGAGGAagcggggggctgcagggagctcGGGTCCCCTCCAGGATGCAG GATGTGGCCTGCCAGAGCCCCAGGAGGGTTTTGCCCCACAGTGGGCGCATGCCCCCACATCAGCCACCCGACGTCCCCACTGTCTTCTCAGGGCCCTGACAGccgccctgtccctgtccctcatcGGCTGTG TGTCTTGGCTGGTGGCAGAGAGGGGACAAACTGAGGGGACTATGGGATGCGTAAACACATCATGGAGACACCGTTGTGCCGATCAGCATGGAGTCTGCCTGGAGCTGAGGAAGAGCCTGTGTCCCCTGCAAG AGGATGAGGGGTGCAAGATCTGCCCCTCGGGCTGGACGCTGCATGGGACCAAGTGCTACTGGGCTGCTGATGAGACCAGCTCTTGGAGCGAGAGCCAGGAGGACTGTGTGAATCGGGGGGCTGAGCTGCTGATGCCGGAAGACCAGGATGAGTTG GACTTCCTAAATAAAATCCTTCAGAATCCCACCCGCTACTTCTGGATTGGCCTCTCCATGCCCTCCGCTGGGAAGGGCTGGATTTGGCTGAATGGCTCCCACCTGGACCAGAGCCG GTTCCAGCTGAGCCCCTGGGATGGAGGCAGAagatgtggggtgctgagagggGACAGGATCATCTCTGATAACTGCAGATGGGCCTGTCAGTGGGTCTGCCAGAAAAAAGTCAcccagctctga